The Xiphophorus hellerii strain 12219 chromosome 5, Xiphophorus_hellerii-4.1, whole genome shotgun sequence genome window below encodes:
- the LOC116720246 gene encoding zinc finger protein OZF-like: MWTQRVKRRSDAVAEQRHESLDPSFEPRLHRSETQVGTKYLLLSGKTDERDCSLWNIIEVPPDIQQRILIKKESPEENNLAVTHQSSLVKEELEELGIGLEEEKLKGKDKITAVLIKSEDEEKTPLQHQQIVDRDVPSSSTAKTEEGVHGGAEFCRTLKGNSSVETFSSSETEVSNEDEEDDTNRVRKPFFCDFCAKQFKLRTDLNRHIRVHTGEKPFCCDVCGQNFRLKIHLDTHMTIHTGEKPFGCDICGQVFSRKSHVSTHMRIHTGEKPFGCDVCGQTFSHKTNLNTHMKTHTGDKPFRCHVCAQRFSQKINLNTHMRIHAGEKPFGCDVCGQRFSRKAHLNTHRRTHTGDKPFGCDVCGQTFSHKTNLNTHRRIHTGEKPFGCDVCGQRFSQKINLNTHMRIHTGEKPFGCDVCGQTFNHKTTLNTHMRVHTGEKPYQCDTCAQTFSHKSSLKTHQRVHTVDNQCQRLNEKTHLNSHTKTTVQETSQFAN, from the exons ATGTGGACCCAGCGGGTCAAACGACGTTCGGATGCAGTAGCGGAGCAGAGGCACGAAAGTCTGGATCCGTCTTTCGAACCTCGGCTGCACCGATCTG aaACTCAGGTTGGGACGAAATATCTGTTGCTGTCAGGAAAAACTGATGAGAGAGACTGCAGCCTGTGGAACATCATTG AGGTTCCTCCAGATATTCAACAGAGAattctaattaaaaaagaatctCCAGAAGAAAATAATCTAGCTGTTACCCACCAGTCTTCCCTCGTCAAGGAAGAACTGGAAGAACTCGGGATTGgtctggaggaagaaaagctCAAAGGGAAGGACAAAATCACTGCGGTTCTCATTAAGAGTGAAGATGAAGAGAAGACTCCTCTTCAACATCAACAAATTGTGGACAGAGATGTTCCAAGCAGCAGCACAGCTAAAACTGAAGAAGGTGTCCATGGAGGAGCAGAGTTCTGCAGAACCCTGAAGGGAAACAGTTCTGTAGAGACTTTCTCCTCTTCAGAGACTGAAGTCAGTAAtgaggatgaagaggatgaCACGAACCGTGTGCGGAAACcatttttttgtgacttttgtgcaaaacaatttaaactaaGGACAGATTTAAACAGACACATAAGAgttcacacaggagagaaaccgTTTTGCTGTGATGTTTGTGGACAAAACTTTCGGTTAAAAATACATCTTGACACACACATGACGATTCACACAGGGGAGAAGCCGTTTGGCTGTGATATCTGTGGTCAGGTATTTAGTCGGAAGTCGCATGTAAGCACGCACATGAGAATCCACACTGGTGAGAAACCGTTTGGATGTGACGTCTGTGGACAGACTTTTAGCCACAAGACAaacctaaacacacacatgaaaacTCACACAGGAGACAAACCGTTCAGGTGTCACGTTTGTGCTCAAAGATTTAGTCAAAAGATCAATTTGAACACACACATGAGAATCCACGCAGGTGAGAAACCTTTTGGTTGTGATGTTTGTGGACAAAGGTTCAGCCGAAaggcacatttaaatacacacCGGAGAACACATACAGGAGACAAACCATTTGGGTGTGATGTTTGTGGACAAACATTTAGCCATAAGACCAACTTAAACACACATCGCCGAATCCATACAGGAGAGAAACCGTTTGGCTGTGATGTCTGTGGACAGAGATTCAGCCAAAAGATCAATTTAAATACacacatgagaatccacacaggagagaaaccgTTTGGCTGTGATGTCTGTGGACAGACATTTAAccataaaacaactttaaacacacacatgagagtccacactggtgaaaaacCATATCAGTGTGATACCTGTGCACAAACATTTAGCCATAAGAGCAGTTTAAAAACACACCAGAGAGTCCACACAGTGGACAACCAATGTCAAAGACTTAATGAAAAGACACACTTAAATAGCCACACTAAGACCACTGTACAAGAAACATCCCAGTTTGccaattaa